The Kluyveromyces lactis strain NRRL Y-1140 chromosome B complete sequence genome contains a region encoding:
- the CLD1 gene encoding carboxylic ester hydrolase (similar to uniprot|P53264 Saccharomyces cerevisiae YGR110W), which produces MSSQSSSSQLWRLARRYREVIGVFNKLQREHVGVTAGTGNVGSTNKKSVRVNTVRKSTAPIGLPLLQIVTNLHKLFPLSFAESLKDYKQYNINKEQFQEDLLSVLPYYPEPSARFSSKIIKTPIDAAGNYINEFQITPIRPESDGKPLKHIILVHGYGAGLGFYLKNFNALLSENVVVHAIDLPGYGFSSRPMFPFHYPKDSYLAVEDYFHDALHKWFDKKGLISCWENNYVIAHSMGAYIFSLYANKYKHFKKLFMCSPGGISRNKDMPPPPWWFLKLWDQNISPFSLVRNAGHVGSKLVSGWTARRFGLHHPNFDKLHHYTYGIFNQPGSGEYMLSFMLGCGGWPRVPLETRLFTEENFNSSHLDWVWLYGDSDWMDINGARRINDFLRKKCINTKLEIVPNAGHHLYWDNDSFFNNVLRKELV; this is translated from the coding sequence ATGTCTAGCcagtcttcttcttcccaGCTTTGGAGGTTAGCAAGACGCTACAGAGAAGTCATTGGGGTGTTCAATAAACTACAAAGAGAGCATGTAGGCGTCACTGCTGGTACTGGTAATGTAGGTTCCACGAATAAGAAATCTGTTCGTGTTAATACAGTACGTAAATCTACTGCTCCTATTGGTCTTCCCCTGCTTCAGATTGTTACTAATCTGCATAAGTTGTTCCCATTATCTTTCGCAGAGTCTCTTAAAGATTATAAACAATACAATATCaataaagaacaattcCAAGAGGATTTATTATCAGTGTTACCGTACTATCCTGAGCCATCTGCGAGgttttcttccaaaatcaTCAAGACTCCTATAGATGCTGCTGGTAATTACATTAAcgaatttcaaatcacACCGATACGGCCAGAAAGTGATGGAAAACCATTGAAACATATAATCTTGGTTCATGGGTATGGTGCTGGTTTAGGTTTTTACTTGAAAAACTTTAATGCGTTGCTATCAGAAAACGTGGTGGTACATGCCATCGATTTACCTGGTTATGGCTTCTCTTCGCGACCAATGTTCCCATTCCATTATCCAAAGGATTCGTATCTTGCGGTAGAAGACTACTTCCATGATGCCTTGCACAAATGGTTCGATAAAAAAGGACTTATATCATGTTGGGAAAATAATTACGTGATTGCACATTCGATGGGTGCATACATATTCTCGCTTTATGCCAACAAGTATAAACATTTCAAAAAGTTATTCATGTGCTCTCCTGGAGGAATTTCCAGGAACAAAGATATGCCCCCTCCTCCATGGTGGTTTTTAAAGCTATGGGatcaaaatatttcacCGTTCTCGTTGGTTCGAAATGCTGGCCATGTGGGCTCAAAATTAGTTAGTGGGTGGACAGCTCGTAGATTCGGTCTGCATCATCCAAACTTTGATAAGTTGCACCATTACACATACGGTATTTTCAACCAACCTGGATCTGGAGAATACATGTTATCTTTCATGTTAGGTTGCGGTGGATGGCCAAGAGTTCCTCTAGAGACAAGACTCTTTACTGAAGAGAACTTCAACAGCAGTCATTTGGATTGGGTGTGGTTGTACGGTGATAGCGATTGGATGGATATCAATGGTGCCAGGAGAATaaatgatttcttgagGAAAAAATGCATCAACACCAAGTTGGAGATAGTTCCTAATGCTGGTCATCATTTGTACTGGGAtaatgattctttcttcaataatgtTTTGAGAAAGGAACTTGTTTGA